The proteins below are encoded in one region of Scophthalmus maximus strain ysfricsl-2021 chromosome 4, ASM2237912v1, whole genome shotgun sequence:
- the eif3jb gene encoding eukaryotic translation initiation factor 3 subunit J-B, which translates to MADWDADNFEADEPTEKAAVLVDKWEGEDEEEDIKDNWDDEETEENKAEVKKAETKVSEKKKLSEKIKEKENRLKKKQQELKEKELENTQAELTPEELLEEKLRVQKLQEAADLELAKDAFGDSSTSNSVAGIDAMCPSSKDDFTEFEKLLKEKISQFEKSVHYSSFLDSLFRELCISLEIEDLKKVSNSLTALLSEKQKQEKQNKGKKKKKGVVAGGGLKAQLRDDLEYAAFDGGYTQDYEDFM; encoded by the exons ATGGCGGACTGGG ACGCGGACAACTTCGAGGCGGACGAGCCGACCGAAAAGGCGGCAGTGCTGGTGGACAAATGGGAAGGcgaagacgaagaggaagacATTAAG gACAACTGGGATGATGAGGAAACGGAGGAGAATAAAGCAGAAGTGAAGAAAGCAG aGACAAaggtttctgaaaagaaaaagttgagcGAGAAgatcaaagagaaagaaaatcggttaaagaaaaaacaacaggagctgaaggagaaagagctggagaataca CAAGCAGAGCTTACTCCTGAAGAACTACTCGAAGAGAAGTTACGAGTGCAGAAATTACAGGAAGCCGCAGACTTGGAGCTAGCAAAAGATGCTTTTG gtgaCAGTAGCACTTCAAACAGTGTTGCTGGGATTGATGCCATGTGTCCATCTTCCAAAGATGACTTCACAGAGTTTGAAAAATTGCTGAAAGAAAAGATATCCCAGTTTGAAAAATCTGTGCATTATTCAAGTTTCTTGGATTCATTGTTTCGAGAACTTTGTATTTCAT tGGAAATAGAGGACTTGAAGAAAGTCAGTAATTCCCTGACAGCCCTACTtagtgaaaaacagaaacaagaaaag caaaacaaaggaaagaagaagaagaaaggggtCGTAGCTGGAGGCGGTTTGAAAGCACAGCTGAGAGATGACCTTGAATATGCAGCGTTTGATGGCGGCTACACCCAAGACTACGAGGACTTCATGTGA